In the genome of Triticum urartu cultivar G1812 chromosome 5, Tu2.1, whole genome shotgun sequence, one region contains:
- the LOC125511128 gene encoding U-box domain-containing protein 62-like — translation MASPPGPGSANRALSSSSRGPLSPFPGAARDAVPFLRHHHPPGGDSDGGASMDEFDEDDDDDDDDEEEDQDAELAARSSLQRRDSSPAGVGQRPVVNGENGARQIQEGQQWQLYSCGTEQPGRASSRGDEEPGSVPREMRVEDGYGVIGRREGGPASSYWDLLRAHLSDPLTGILMDDAMILSCGHSYGSSGMQHIYRMKACGKCGQPITEDSIRPNLALGLAVQAFRREEESAKTLKRRRDRIEQDKCGNDDPNPAELSRGKGVQYPFAVFDRVIIKGNKRTPERFVGRVAVVTAQCLNGWYVVKTLDNAESVKLQYRSLAKFVDGGGGEPPAVASNSSQNASWL, via the exons ATGGCGTCTCCTCCGGGCCCGGGGTCTGCCAACCGCGCGCTCTCCTCCTCGTCGAGGGGGCCGCTCTCGCCCTTCCCCGGCGCGGCCCGCGACGCCGTCCCTTTCCTCCGGCACCACCACCCTCCCGGCGGCGACTCCGACGGCGGCGCCTCCATGGACGAGTTCGacgaagatgacgacgacgacgacgacgatgaggaggaggatcAGGATGCCGAGCTGGCGGCCCGCAGCTCGCTGCAGCGACGCGACTCCTCTCCAG CTGGAGTCGGGCAGCGGCCTGTGGTGAATGGAGAGAATGGAGCGAGACAAATCCAGGAAGGGCAGCAATGGCAGCTGTACAGCTGTGGAACCGAGCAGCCCGGCCGCGCTTCGTCTCGAGGGGACGAAGAGCCTGGTTCTGTTCCCAGGGAGATGAGGGTGGAGGATGGGTATGGGGTGATTgggagaagagagggaggccctgCGTCTAGCTACTGGGACCTTCTCAGAGCGCACCTGTCCGACCCGTTGAC AGGTATTCTCATGGACGACGCGATGATTCTGTCATGTGGGCATTCTTATGGAAGTAGTGGGATGCAGCATATCTACAGAATG AAAGCTTGTGGTAAATGTGGTCAGCCAATTACCGAGGACTCCATTCGGCCAAACCTGG CTCTTGGCCTTGCAGTCCAGGCATTTAGACGCGAGGAAGAGTCGGCAAAAACACTGAAAAGAAGAAGAGATCGCATTGAACAG GACAAATGTGGCAACGATGACCCGAATCCAGCCGAGCTTTCAAGAGGCAAAGGTGTCCAGTATCCTTTCGCTGTCTTCGACCGGGTGATAATCAAG GGAAACAAGAGGACCCCGGAGCGGTTCGTGGGGCGCGTCGCGGTGGTGACAGCACAGTGCTTGAATGGATG GTATGTGGTGAAGACTTTGGACAATGCGGAGAGCGTGAAGCTGCAGTACCGTTCGCTGGCGAAGttcgtcgacggcggcggcggtgagccTCCTGCGGTGGCCTCCAACAGTTCCCAGAACGCAAGCTGGTTGTGA
- the LOC125511127 gene encoding serine/threonine/tyrosine-protein kinase HT1 — protein sequence MHRLTCGCKFADPDTVVPSAAAASHRVRPDTMSCGSDGCRDGGSGGGSEGFGRSRPSKVAADDSVEPARCSDATSPPGSWIDRKLLVDPKMLFVGSKIGEGAHGKVYKGKYGDQIVAIKVLNSGSTPEEKVTLEDRFIREVNMMCKVKHDNLVKFIGACKEPLMVIVSELLPGMSLKNYLNSIRPSQLDMHTALGYALNIARAMECLHANGIIHRDLKPDNLLLTANRKKLKLTDFGLAREETVTEMMTAETGTYRWMAPELYSTVTLQRGEKKHYTNKVDVYSFGIVLWELLTNKMPFEGMSNLQAAYAAAFKQVRPAFTEDTPQELVSIVQSCWVEDPAMRPSFSQIIRMLDAFLTMIPPPPPSEQDEDTTESEDTTSSLSSKSSSVSSIVSRATSKLSVVRHLFASKKGGSNGKA from the exons ATGCATCGGCTGACCTGCGGCTGCAAGTTCGCCGACCCCGACACGGTCGTCCCCTCCGCGGCGGCGGCGTCGCATCGCGTGCGGCCGGACACCATGAGCTGCGGCAGCGACGGGTGCAgggacggcggcagcggcggcggcagcgaggGGTTCGGGCGGTCGCGGCCGAGCAAGGTCGCGGCCGACGACTCGGTGGAGCCCGCGCGGTGCTCCGACGCCACGTCGCCGCCGGGGTCCTGGATTGACAGGAAGCTGCTGGTCGATCCCAAGATGCTGTTCGTCGGATCCAAGATTGGGGAGGGCGCCCACGGCAAGGTCTACAAGGGCAA GTATGGTGATCAGATTGTAGCCATAAAAGTTCTCAACAGTGGCAGTACCCCCGAAGAAAAAGTAACACTTGAAGATCGTTTCATCCGAGAAGTAAATATGATGTGTAAAGTGAAACATGAtaatcttgtcaag TTCATTGGAGCCTGCAAGGAACCATTGATGGTGATTGTGAGTGAGCTGCTACCAGGGATGTCGCTGAAAAATTACTTGAACAGCATCCGGCCCAGCCAACTAGATATGCATACTGCATTAGGCTATGCACTCAACATAGCTCGTGCAATGGAATGTTTACATGCCAATGGAATAATACACAGAGACCTGAAACCTG ATAATCTGTTGCTTACTGCAAACCGTAAGAAGCTGAAGCTTACTGATTTTGGACTTGCACGAGAGGAAACTGTGACTGAAATGATGACAGCTGAAACTGGGACATACCGATGGATGGCCCCAGAG TTATACAGCACTGTCACACTTCAACGTGGTGAAAAAAAGCACTACACAAATAAAGTGGATGTGTACAGCTTTGGCATCGTCCTCTGGGAGTTGCTGACCAATAAAATGCCATTCGAAGGCATGTCGAATCTACAAGCTGCATATGCTGCTGCTTTTAAA CAAGTACGCCCAGCTTTCACTGAGGACACCCCCCAGGAGCTCGTGTCCATTGTGCAGTCATGCTGGGTCGAGGACCCCGCGATGCGGCCCAGCTTCAGCCAGATCATCCGCATGCTGGACGCTTTCCTCACGATGATCCCTCCACCACCCCCTTCGGAGCAAGACGAGGACACGACGGAGTCGGAAGACACAACGTCATCGCTGAGCAGCAAGAGCTCCTCGGTCTCCTCCATCGTTTCCCGCGCGACAAGCAAGCTCTCGGTCGTCCGCCATCTGTTTGCCTCGAAGAAGGGCGGCAGCAATGGGAAGGCATGA